One window of the Triticum dicoccoides isolate Atlit2015 ecotype Zavitan chromosome 3B, WEW_v2.0, whole genome shotgun sequence genome contains the following:
- the LOC119275557 gene encoding activating signal cointegrator 1 complex subunit 1-like isoform X2, producing the protein MFAHGSLARFSRLARTRRPPLVAASPLRYLQGSVGPNNLPSVMERSQGASNNAAKHRKTNPPVQTWRPVSTQASPREAHLDEISNSGRKQMAGTSITDSENLVLDETTNVGIEVTTNNTFSSESSSTFSSSATKVAAENTMEVIREKYSSSVEVDVPLMRFLKGKGGSVQKQIEQETGVKIIFPSGKEETLVALEGKSAESIGKASERIAKILEEAVQSPMLDYSHFISLPLAIHPDLVEKLNNFQRSILGVSASNIDSDKDEILSEGSVDEIDEAASPSVPVKQPIQEEKPVIVKMDNKGSQPEFGIDKSIFIKPKTFHLTVLMLKLWNKDRIAQASDILQSVSSQVNAALENRPISIQLRGLTCMKGSPARARVVYAPVLEVGGEGRLVRACKVITEAFVKSGLVLERDARQELRLHATIMNVRHRKSKKSNRRNDSFDARNIFRQYGEQDWGEYPVPAVHLSQRFKFDKGGYYHCCCSIPLPEVAQTE; encoded by the exons ATGTTCGCGCACGGCTCTCTCGCGAG GTTTAGCCGGCTTGCTCGAACCCGAAGGCCCCCGCTGGTCGCTGCCTCCCCGCTCCGCTATCTCCAG GGATCAGTTGGTCCAAATAATTTGCCCTCTGTCATGGAACGGTCGCAGGGAGCTTCAAATAATGCGGCGAAACACAGGAAAACTAATCCACCCGTGCAGACATGGAGGCCAGTCTCAACACAAGCATCTCCCCGGGAAG CTCACCTTGATGAGATATCCAATTCCGGAAGGAAGCAAATGGCAGGGACTTCCATCACTGATAGTGAGAATTTGGTGTTGGATGAAACAACTAATGTTGGCATTGAAGTAACCACCAATAATACTTTCTCGTCAGAAAGTAGTTCCACCTTTAGTTCCAGTGCAACTAAAGTAGCTGCAGAAAACACTATGGAGGTTATCAGAGAAAAATATTCCTCTTCTGTTGAG GTAGATGTTCCTCTAATGCGTTTTCTGAAAGGAAAGGG TGGGTCTGTGCAGAAGCAGATTGAACAGGAGACTGGAGTTAAAATCATTTTTCCATCTGGAAAGGAGGAAACACTAGTTG CCCTCGAAGGTAAAAGTGCTGAAAGTATTGGAAAAGCATCAGAGAGAATTGCAAAGATCCTTGAAGAG GCTGTTCAAAGTCCAATGCTAGATTACTCGCATTTCATATCACTTCCATTGGCCATCCACCCCGATCTTGTCGAGAAGCTCAATAACTTCCAGAGGTCGATCCTTGGGGTGTCTGCATCTAATATAGATAGTGATAAGGATGAAATCCTAAGCGAAGGTTCTGTGGATGAAATTGATGAAGCAGCGAGCCCTAGTGTTCCGGTCAAGCAGCCAATCCAAGAAGAAAAGCCTGTCATAGTGAAAATGGATAATAAGGGCTCCCAACCAG AGTTCGGCATTGACAAGTCAATATTCATAAAACCCAAAACGTTCCACCTAACAGTTCTTATGTTGAAGTTGTGGAATAAGGATCGTATAGCCCAGGCTTCTGATATCCTCCAG TCAGTATCTTCCCAGGTAAATGCTGCTTTGGAAAACCGACCTATCTCCATACAACTTAGGGGTCTG ACATGCATGAAAGGCTCACCAGCTAGGGCCAGGGTTGTATATGCTCCAGTACTGGAAGTTGGTGGAGAAGGACGCCTTGTCCGTGCTTGCA AGGTAATAACTGAAGCCTTCGTCAAGTCAGGCCTAGTTCTTGAAAGGGATGCCAGACAAGAATTGAGG TTGCATGCAACCATAATGAATGTGCGCCACAGGAAGAG CAAGAAATCGAACCGAAGAAACGATTCGTTCGATGCTCGGAATATATTCAGGCAATACGGGGAACAGGATTGGGGCGAGTACCCAGTACCGGCGGTGCACCTATCGCAGAGGTTCAAGTTTGACAAGGGTGGATACTACCATTGCTGCTGCTCGATCCCCTTGCCCGAGGTGGCTCAGACGGAGTGA
- the LOC119275557 gene encoding activating signal cointegrator 1 complex subunit 1-like isoform X1, with product MFAHGSLARFSRLARTRRPPLVAASPLRYLQGSVGPNNLPSVMERSQGASNNAAKHRKTNPPVQTWRPVSTQASPREAHLDEISNSGRKQMAGTSITDSENLVLDETTNVGIEVTTNNTFSSESSSTFSSSATKVAAENTMEVIREKYSSSVEVDVPLMRFLKGKGGSVQKQIEQETGVKIIFPSGKEETLVALEGKSAESIGKASERIAKILEEAVQSPMLDYSHFISLPLAIHPDLVEKLNNFQRSILGVSASNIDSDKDEILSEGSVDEIDEAASPSVPVKQPIQEEKPVIVKMDNKGSQPEFGIDKSIFIKPKTFHLTVLMLKLWNKDRIAQASDILQSVSSQVNAALENRPISIQLRGLFQTCMKGSPARARVVYAPVLEVGGEGRLVRACKVITEAFVKSGLVLERDARQELRLHATIMNVRHRKSKKSNRRNDSFDARNIFRQYGEQDWGEYPVPAVHLSQRFKFDKGGYYHCCCSIPLPEVAQTE from the exons ATGTTCGCGCACGGCTCTCTCGCGAG GTTTAGCCGGCTTGCTCGAACCCGAAGGCCCCCGCTGGTCGCTGCCTCCCCGCTCCGCTATCTCCAG GGATCAGTTGGTCCAAATAATTTGCCCTCTGTCATGGAACGGTCGCAGGGAGCTTCAAATAATGCGGCGAAACACAGGAAAACTAATCCACCCGTGCAGACATGGAGGCCAGTCTCAACACAAGCATCTCCCCGGGAAG CTCACCTTGATGAGATATCCAATTCCGGAAGGAAGCAAATGGCAGGGACTTCCATCACTGATAGTGAGAATTTGGTGTTGGATGAAACAACTAATGTTGGCATTGAAGTAACCACCAATAATACTTTCTCGTCAGAAAGTAGTTCCACCTTTAGTTCCAGTGCAACTAAAGTAGCTGCAGAAAACACTATGGAGGTTATCAGAGAAAAATATTCCTCTTCTGTTGAG GTAGATGTTCCTCTAATGCGTTTTCTGAAAGGAAAGGG TGGGTCTGTGCAGAAGCAGATTGAACAGGAGACTGGAGTTAAAATCATTTTTCCATCTGGAAAGGAGGAAACACTAGTTG CCCTCGAAGGTAAAAGTGCTGAAAGTATTGGAAAAGCATCAGAGAGAATTGCAAAGATCCTTGAAGAG GCTGTTCAAAGTCCAATGCTAGATTACTCGCATTTCATATCACTTCCATTGGCCATCCACCCCGATCTTGTCGAGAAGCTCAATAACTTCCAGAGGTCGATCCTTGGGGTGTCTGCATCTAATATAGATAGTGATAAGGATGAAATCCTAAGCGAAGGTTCTGTGGATGAAATTGATGAAGCAGCGAGCCCTAGTGTTCCGGTCAAGCAGCCAATCCAAGAAGAAAAGCCTGTCATAGTGAAAATGGATAATAAGGGCTCCCAACCAG AGTTCGGCATTGACAAGTCAATATTCATAAAACCCAAAACGTTCCACCTAACAGTTCTTATGTTGAAGTTGTGGAATAAGGATCGTATAGCCCAGGCTTCTGATATCCTCCAG TCAGTATCTTCCCAGGTAAATGCTGCTTTGGAAAACCGACCTATCTCCATACAACTTAGGGGTCTG TTTCAGACATGCATGAAAGGCTCACCAGCTAGGGCCAGGGTTGTATATGCTCCAGTACTGGAAGTTGGTGGAGAAGGACGCCTTGTCCGTGCTTGCA AGGTAATAACTGAAGCCTTCGTCAAGTCAGGCCTAGTTCTTGAAAGGGATGCCAGACAAGAATTGAGG TTGCATGCAACCATAATGAATGTGCGCCACAGGAAGAG CAAGAAATCGAACCGAAGAAACGATTCGTTCGATGCTCGGAATATATTCAGGCAATACGGGGAACAGGATTGGGGCGAGTACCCAGTACCGGCGGTGCACCTATCGCAGAGGTTCAAGTTTGACAAGGGTGGATACTACCATTGCTGCTGCTCGATCCCCTTGCCCGAGGTGGCTCAGACGGAGTGA
- the LOC119275556 gene encoding VAN3-binding protein-like isoform X2, whose product MLQQFLSLLLQTFCCHSCGGHKRRRRGRGTRTFCQVYASPLRNQAMEECLDQQQQQQKKSNNGQLQRLEGIEEEGGQAPAEKWPPTTVRAPETPTETMEFLARSWSLSAAEISKALKVLSSKGVCDIPDVGVVAGAGKEQRPPPPPPLDATMAAAQAGGGVASPPFSPRAGSMDAQLLRAAAAAGRAGGGKTTMGAWIKEQKEKKRAEARSRNAQAYAATSVAGVAAAVAALVAGAVFSSSPAPPPPPPAAAAPERAQRGDGGAKTAAAIASAAALVASHCVEMAQAMGASHEQILGSIQSAVNAQASGDIMALTAGAATALRGAAMLRARLHKEIQATALPGDAGRAASERDISPLIFVSRGGELLKRTRQGILHWKLVTAYIDPNFQVVIKMKSAHMAGTFIKTKKCVVVDVRSEVAAWAGREVEEGGRRRGYFGVRTEERVIEFECRSRQEQHKWVQGITEMLNRRDNMNMNITHLVN is encoded by the exons GCAATGGAGGAATGCCttgatcagcagcagcagcagcagaagaagaGCAACAATGGGCAGCTCCAGAGGCTTGAGGGCATCGAGGAGGAAGGCGGCCAGGCCCCGGCGGAGAAGTGGCCTCCGACGACGGTGCGGGCGCCGGAGACCCCGACGGAGACCATGGAGTTCCTCGCAAGGTCCTGGAGCCTTTCGGCCGCGGAGATATCCAAGGCGCTCAAGGTGCTGAGCAGCAAGGGCGTCTGCGACATCCCTGACGTCGGCGTCGTCGCGGGCGCAGGTAAAGAGCagagaccgccgccgccgccaccacttgACGCGACAATGGCGGCGGCGCAGGCAGGAGGAGGAGTGGCGAGCCCGCCGTTCTCTCCCAGGGCGGGCAGCATGGACGCGCAGCTCctccgggccgccgccgccgcggggagGGCAGGGGGCGGCAAGACGACGATGGGCGCGTGGATCAAGGAGcagaaggagaagaagcgcgccgagGCCCGGTCCCGCAACGCGCAGGCGTACGCGGCGACGTCCGTGGCCGGGGTCGCGGCGGCGGTGGCCGCGCTGGTCGCCGGCGCGGTGTTCTCGTCCtcgcccgctcctcctcctcctccccccgccGCCGCGGCGCCGGAGCGCGCCCAGAGGGGCGACGGCGGGGCGAAGACGGCGGCGGCCATCGcgtcggcggcggcgctggtggcgtCGCACTGCGTGGAGATGGCGCAGGCGATGGGCGCGAGCCACGAGCAGATCCTGGGGTCCATCCAGTCGGCCGTGAACGCGCAGGCGAGCGGCGACATCATGGCGCTGACCGCCGGCGCGGCGACGGCGCTGCGCGGGGCCGCCATGCTGCGGGCGAGGCTCCACAAGGAGATCCAGGCCACCGCCCTGCCCGGGGACGCCGGCAGGGCGGCGTCGGAGCGGGACATCTCGCCGCTCATCTTCGTGTCCAGAGGCGGCGAGCTCCTCAAGCGCACGAGGCAGG GTATCCTCCATTGGAAGCTTGTGACGGCGTACATAGACCCCAACTTCCAGGTGGTCATCAAGATGAAGAGCGCGCACATGGCGGGAACGTTCATCAAGACCAAGAAGT GTGTTGTGGTGGACGTCCGGTCGGAGGTGGCGGCGTGGGCGGGGAGGGAGGTGGAGGAGGGTGGCCGTCGGAGGGGCTACTTCGGGGTCCGGACGGAGGAGCGGGTGATCGAGTTCGAGTGCCGGAGCAGGCAGGAGCAGCACAAGTGGGTGCAGGGCATCACCGAGATGCTCAACCGCCGCGACAACATGAACATGAACATCACCCACCTTGTAAACTAA
- the LOC119275556 gene encoding VAN3-binding protein-like isoform X1, translated as MIYPLLASTSWRLAELCALCCRQWFLDNRHHDQCKFSDETSHLHVRYYQCSSEFREKQIGHVAWCLLLVPDYTAMEECLDQQQQQQKKSNNGQLQRLEGIEEEGGQAPAEKWPPTTVRAPETPTETMEFLARSWSLSAAEISKALKVLSSKGVCDIPDVGVVAGAGKEQRPPPPPPLDATMAAAQAGGGVASPPFSPRAGSMDAQLLRAAAAAGRAGGGKTTMGAWIKEQKEKKRAEARSRNAQAYAATSVAGVAAAVAALVAGAVFSSSPAPPPPPPAAAAPERAQRGDGGAKTAAAIASAAALVASHCVEMAQAMGASHEQILGSIQSAVNAQASGDIMALTAGAATALRGAAMLRARLHKEIQATALPGDAGRAASERDISPLIFVSRGGELLKRTRQGILHWKLVTAYIDPNFQVVIKMKSAHMAGTFIKTKKCVVVDVRSEVAAWAGREVEEGGRRRGYFGVRTEERVIEFECRSRQEQHKWVQGITEMLNRRDNMNMNITHLVN; from the exons ATGATCTACCCACTACTTGCCTCGACATCATGGAGACTAGCCGAACTCTGTGCTCTCTGTTGCCGCCAATGGTTTTTGGATAATAGACAT CATGATCAGTGCAAATTTTCAGACGAAACCTCACATCTGCATGTACGCTACTACCAGTGCTCATCAGAGTTCAGAGAAAAGCAGATTGGGCATGTAGCATGGTGTTTGCTGTTAGTCCCAGATTATACG GCAATGGAGGAATGCCttgatcagcagcagcagcagcagaagaagaGCAACAATGGGCAGCTCCAGAGGCTTGAGGGCATCGAGGAGGAAGGCGGCCAGGCCCCGGCGGAGAAGTGGCCTCCGACGACGGTGCGGGCGCCGGAGACCCCGACGGAGACCATGGAGTTCCTCGCAAGGTCCTGGAGCCTTTCGGCCGCGGAGATATCCAAGGCGCTCAAGGTGCTGAGCAGCAAGGGCGTCTGCGACATCCCTGACGTCGGCGTCGTCGCGGGCGCAGGTAAAGAGCagagaccgccgccgccgccaccacttgACGCGACAATGGCGGCGGCGCAGGCAGGAGGAGGAGTGGCGAGCCCGCCGTTCTCTCCCAGGGCGGGCAGCATGGACGCGCAGCTCctccgggccgccgccgccgcggggagGGCAGGGGGCGGCAAGACGACGATGGGCGCGTGGATCAAGGAGcagaaggagaagaagcgcgccgagGCCCGGTCCCGCAACGCGCAGGCGTACGCGGCGACGTCCGTGGCCGGGGTCGCGGCGGCGGTGGCCGCGCTGGTCGCCGGCGCGGTGTTCTCGTCCtcgcccgctcctcctcctcctccccccgccGCCGCGGCGCCGGAGCGCGCCCAGAGGGGCGACGGCGGGGCGAAGACGGCGGCGGCCATCGcgtcggcggcggcgctggtggcgtCGCACTGCGTGGAGATGGCGCAGGCGATGGGCGCGAGCCACGAGCAGATCCTGGGGTCCATCCAGTCGGCCGTGAACGCGCAGGCGAGCGGCGACATCATGGCGCTGACCGCCGGCGCGGCGACGGCGCTGCGCGGGGCCGCCATGCTGCGGGCGAGGCTCCACAAGGAGATCCAGGCCACCGCCCTGCCCGGGGACGCCGGCAGGGCGGCGTCGGAGCGGGACATCTCGCCGCTCATCTTCGTGTCCAGAGGCGGCGAGCTCCTCAAGCGCACGAGGCAGG GTATCCTCCATTGGAAGCTTGTGACGGCGTACATAGACCCCAACTTCCAGGTGGTCATCAAGATGAAGAGCGCGCACATGGCGGGAACGTTCATCAAGACCAAGAAGT GTGTTGTGGTGGACGTCCGGTCGGAGGTGGCGGCGTGGGCGGGGAGGGAGGTGGAGGAGGGTGGCCGTCGGAGGGGCTACTTCGGGGTCCGGACGGAGGAGCGGGTGATCGAGTTCGAGTGCCGGAGCAGGCAGGAGCAGCACAAGTGGGTGCAGGGCATCACCGAGATGCTCAACCGCCGCGACAACATGAACATGAACATCACCCACCTTGTAAACTAA
- the LOC119275556 gene encoding VAN3-binding protein-like isoform X4 has translation MEECLDQQQQQQKKSNNGQLQRLEGIEEEGGQAPAEKWPPTTVRAPETPTETMEFLARSWSLSAAEISKALKVLSSKGVCDIPDVGVVAGAGKEQRPPPPPPLDATMAAAQAGGGVASPPFSPRAGSMDAQLLRAAAAAGRAGGGKTTMGAWIKEQKEKKRAEARSRNAQAYAATSVAGVAAAVAALVAGAVFSSSPAPPPPPPAAAAPERAQRGDGGAKTAAAIASAAALVASHCVEMAQAMGASHEQILGSIQSAVNAQASGDIMALTAGAATALRGAAMLRARLHKEIQATALPGDAGRAASERDISPLIFVSRGGELLKRTRQGILHWKLVTAYIDPNFQVVIKMKSAHMAGTFIKTKKCVVVDVRSEVAAWAGREVEEGGRRRGYFGVRTEERVIEFECRSRQEQHKWVQGITEMLNRRDNMNMNITHLVN, from the exons ATGGAGGAATGCCttgatcagcagcagcagcagcagaagaagaGCAACAATGGGCAGCTCCAGAGGCTTGAGGGCATCGAGGAGGAAGGCGGCCAGGCCCCGGCGGAGAAGTGGCCTCCGACGACGGTGCGGGCGCCGGAGACCCCGACGGAGACCATGGAGTTCCTCGCAAGGTCCTGGAGCCTTTCGGCCGCGGAGATATCCAAGGCGCTCAAGGTGCTGAGCAGCAAGGGCGTCTGCGACATCCCTGACGTCGGCGTCGTCGCGGGCGCAGGTAAAGAGCagagaccgccgccgccgccaccacttgACGCGACAATGGCGGCGGCGCAGGCAGGAGGAGGAGTGGCGAGCCCGCCGTTCTCTCCCAGGGCGGGCAGCATGGACGCGCAGCTCctccgggccgccgccgccgcggggagGGCAGGGGGCGGCAAGACGACGATGGGCGCGTGGATCAAGGAGcagaaggagaagaagcgcgccgagGCCCGGTCCCGCAACGCGCAGGCGTACGCGGCGACGTCCGTGGCCGGGGTCGCGGCGGCGGTGGCCGCGCTGGTCGCCGGCGCGGTGTTCTCGTCCtcgcccgctcctcctcctcctccccccgccGCCGCGGCGCCGGAGCGCGCCCAGAGGGGCGACGGCGGGGCGAAGACGGCGGCGGCCATCGcgtcggcggcggcgctggtggcgtCGCACTGCGTGGAGATGGCGCAGGCGATGGGCGCGAGCCACGAGCAGATCCTGGGGTCCATCCAGTCGGCCGTGAACGCGCAGGCGAGCGGCGACATCATGGCGCTGACCGCCGGCGCGGCGACGGCGCTGCGCGGGGCCGCCATGCTGCGGGCGAGGCTCCACAAGGAGATCCAGGCCACCGCCCTGCCCGGGGACGCCGGCAGGGCGGCGTCGGAGCGGGACATCTCGCCGCTCATCTTCGTGTCCAGAGGCGGCGAGCTCCTCAAGCGCACGAGGCAGG GTATCCTCCATTGGAAGCTTGTGACGGCGTACATAGACCCCAACTTCCAGGTGGTCATCAAGATGAAGAGCGCGCACATGGCGGGAACGTTCATCAAGACCAAGAAGT GTGTTGTGGTGGACGTCCGGTCGGAGGTGGCGGCGTGGGCGGGGAGGGAGGTGGAGGAGGGTGGCCGTCGGAGGGGCTACTTCGGGGTCCGGACGGAGGAGCGGGTGATCGAGTTCGAGTGCCGGAGCAGGCAGGAGCAGCACAAGTGGGTGCAGGGCATCACCGAGATGCTCAACCGCCGCGACAACATGAACATGAACATCACCCACCTTGTAAACTAA
- the LOC119275556 gene encoding VAN3-binding protein-like isoform X3 yields the protein MLQQFLSLLLQTFCCHSCGGHAMEECLDQQQQQQKKSNNGQLQRLEGIEEEGGQAPAEKWPPTTVRAPETPTETMEFLARSWSLSAAEISKALKVLSSKGVCDIPDVGVVAGAGKEQRPPPPPPLDATMAAAQAGGGVASPPFSPRAGSMDAQLLRAAAAAGRAGGGKTTMGAWIKEQKEKKRAEARSRNAQAYAATSVAGVAAAVAALVAGAVFSSSPAPPPPPPAAAAPERAQRGDGGAKTAAAIASAAALVASHCVEMAQAMGASHEQILGSIQSAVNAQASGDIMALTAGAATALRGAAMLRARLHKEIQATALPGDAGRAASERDISPLIFVSRGGELLKRTRQGILHWKLVTAYIDPNFQVVIKMKSAHMAGTFIKTKKCVVVDVRSEVAAWAGREVEEGGRRRGYFGVRTEERVIEFECRSRQEQHKWVQGITEMLNRRDNMNMNITHLVN from the exons GCAATGGAGGAATGCCttgatcagcagcagcagcagcagaagaagaGCAACAATGGGCAGCTCCAGAGGCTTGAGGGCATCGAGGAGGAAGGCGGCCAGGCCCCGGCGGAGAAGTGGCCTCCGACGACGGTGCGGGCGCCGGAGACCCCGACGGAGACCATGGAGTTCCTCGCAAGGTCCTGGAGCCTTTCGGCCGCGGAGATATCCAAGGCGCTCAAGGTGCTGAGCAGCAAGGGCGTCTGCGACATCCCTGACGTCGGCGTCGTCGCGGGCGCAGGTAAAGAGCagagaccgccgccgccgccaccacttgACGCGACAATGGCGGCGGCGCAGGCAGGAGGAGGAGTGGCGAGCCCGCCGTTCTCTCCCAGGGCGGGCAGCATGGACGCGCAGCTCctccgggccgccgccgccgcggggagGGCAGGGGGCGGCAAGACGACGATGGGCGCGTGGATCAAGGAGcagaaggagaagaagcgcgccgagGCCCGGTCCCGCAACGCGCAGGCGTACGCGGCGACGTCCGTGGCCGGGGTCGCGGCGGCGGTGGCCGCGCTGGTCGCCGGCGCGGTGTTCTCGTCCtcgcccgctcctcctcctcctccccccgccGCCGCGGCGCCGGAGCGCGCCCAGAGGGGCGACGGCGGGGCGAAGACGGCGGCGGCCATCGcgtcggcggcggcgctggtggcgtCGCACTGCGTGGAGATGGCGCAGGCGATGGGCGCGAGCCACGAGCAGATCCTGGGGTCCATCCAGTCGGCCGTGAACGCGCAGGCGAGCGGCGACATCATGGCGCTGACCGCCGGCGCGGCGACGGCGCTGCGCGGGGCCGCCATGCTGCGGGCGAGGCTCCACAAGGAGATCCAGGCCACCGCCCTGCCCGGGGACGCCGGCAGGGCGGCGTCGGAGCGGGACATCTCGCCGCTCATCTTCGTGTCCAGAGGCGGCGAGCTCCTCAAGCGCACGAGGCAGG GTATCCTCCATTGGAAGCTTGTGACGGCGTACATAGACCCCAACTTCCAGGTGGTCATCAAGATGAAGAGCGCGCACATGGCGGGAACGTTCATCAAGACCAAGAAGT GTGTTGTGGTGGACGTCCGGTCGGAGGTGGCGGCGTGGGCGGGGAGGGAGGTGGAGGAGGGTGGCCGTCGGAGGGGCTACTTCGGGGTCCGGACGGAGGAGCGGGTGATCGAGTTCGAGTGCCGGAGCAGGCAGGAGCAGCACAAGTGGGTGCAGGGCATCACCGAGATGCTCAACCGCCGCGACAACATGAACATGAACATCACCCACCTTGTAAACTAA
- the LOC119281155 gene encoding aquaporin TIP4-4-like — protein MAKFALGHHSEVTEAGCVRAVLAEAVLTFLFVFSGVGSVMAAGRLAGGADTIMGLTAVALAHAMAVAVMVSAGLHVSGGHINPAVTLSLAAGGHITLFRSALYVLGQLLGSSLACLLLAFLTGGAVTMPVHALAAGVGAPQGVLWEAVLTFSLLFTVYATVVDPRRSVGNLGPLLVGLVVGANVLAGGPFSGASMNPARSFGPALASANWASQWVYWVGPMVGGLLAGLVYEGLFMVRPGHQQLPTDGTDF, from the exons ATGGCGAAGTTTGCTCTAGGGCACCACAGCGAGGTCACCGAGGCCGGCTGCGTGCGCGCCGTGCTCGCCGAGGCCGTGCTCACCTTCCTCTTCGTCTTCTCTGGCGTCGGCTCCGTCATGGCCGCCG GGAGGCTGGCCGGCGGCGCCGACACGATCATGGGCCTGACGGCGGTCGCGCTGGCCCACGCTATGGCGGTGGCCGTCATGGTGTCGGCAGGGCTTCACGTCTCCGGCGGCCACATCAACCCAGCCGTCACGCTCTCCCTCGCCGCAGGCGGCCACATCACCCTCTTCCGCTCCGCGCTCTACGTGCTCGGGCAGCTGCTCGGATCCTCCCTCGCCtgcctcctcctcgccttcctcaccggcggcgcggTGACCATGCCAGTGCACGCGCTGGCCGCCGGGGTGGGCGCGCCGCAGGGGGTGCTCTGGGAGGCCGTGCTCACCTTCTCGCTGCTCTTCACGGTGTACGCGACCGTCGTGGACCCGCGCCGGAGCGTCGGCAACCTCGGACCGCTACTGGTGGGCCTCGTCGTCGGCGCCAACGTGCTCGCCGGAGGGCCATTCTCCGGCGCGTCTATGAACCCGGCACGTTCATTCGGGCCCGCGCTCGCCTCAGCGAATTGGGCCAGTCAGTGGGTCTATTGGGTTGGGCCGATGGTCGGTGGCCTGCTCGCGGGGCTAGTATATGAGGGATTGTTCATGGTCCGGCCCGGCCACCAGCAGCTTCCCACCGATGGCACCGACTTCTAG